One part of the Helicobacter cetorum MIT 99-5656 genome encodes these proteins:
- a CDS encoding agmatine deiminase family protein codes for MKRMLAEFERNQAILMAFPHKFGDWAYCIKEARESFLNIIQTIANYTKVLVCVHTNDNIGYEMLKSLSNVDIARIDTNDTWARDFGAISIENRGVLECLNFGFNGWGLKYPSNLDNLVNFKLKNLGFLKHPLKTMPYILEGGSIESDGTGVILTNTQCLLEPNRNPHLNKDALENMLKKELGAKQVLWYSCGYLRGDDTDSHTDTLARFLDKDTIVYSACNDKNDEHYEELAKMQEELKTFKKLDGTPYKLIPLEIPKAIFDENNERLPATYVNFLFCNNALIAPTYNDPKDTLILETLKQHTPLEVVGVNCNTLIKQHGSLHCVTMQLY; via the coding sequence ATGAAAAGAATGTTGGCGGAATTTGAAAGAAACCAAGCGATTTTAATGGCATTTCCCCACAAGTTTGGCGACTGGGCGTATTGTATCAAAGAAGCTAGAGAAAGCTTTTTAAACATTATTCAAACCATAGCAAATTACACAAAGGTTTTAGTGTGCGTTCATACTAATGACAATATCGGTTATGAAATGCTAAAAAGTTTATCTAATGTGGATATTGCAAGAATTGATACAAACGACACATGGGCGAGAGATTTTGGAGCTATCAGCATTGAAAATAGGGGCGTTTTAGAGTGCTTGAATTTTGGTTTTAATGGCTGGGGGTTAAAATACCCATCAAATTTGGATAATCTAGTGAATTTCAAACTCAAAAATTTAGGGTTTTTAAAACACCCCTTAAAGACTATGCCCTATATTTTAGAAGGTGGGAGCATAGAAAGTGATGGGACTGGAGTGATTTTAACCAACACTCAGTGTCTATTAGAACCAAATCGCAACCCCCATTTGAATAAAGATGCATTAGAAAACATGCTTAAAAAGGAATTAGGAGCTAAGCAAGTGCTATGGTATTCTTGTGGCTATTTAAGGGGCGATGATACGGATAGTCATACCGACACGCTCGCTCGGTTTTTAGATAAAGATACCATTGTTTATAGTGCGTGCAATGATAAAAATGATGAGCATTATGAAGAATTAGCCAAAATGCAAGAAGAATTAAAAACCTTTAAAAAACTTGATGGCACGCCTTATAAACTAATCCCTTTAGAAATCCCCAAAGCGATTTTTGATGAGAATAACGAACGATTACCGGCTACTTATGTAAACTTCTTATTTTGCAATAACGCCTTAATCGCGCCAACTTATAACGACCCTAAGGATACGCTCATTTTAGAGACCTTAAAACAACACACCCCCCTAGAAGTAGTAGGCGTGAATTGTAATACCCTAATCAAGCAACATGGAAGCTTGCATTGTGTAACGATGCAACTATATTAA
- a CDS encoding DNA-methyltransferase, protein MIQIYNANAFEIIKDFQKQHLKVDAIITDPPYNISVKNNFSTLKSAKRKGIDFGEWDKNFKLLEWIKHYAPLVSKNGSMIIFCSYRFISYIATFLEENGFLVKDFIQWVKTNPMPRNINRRYVQDSEFALWAVRKGAKWIFNKPKNEKYLRSLILKSPIVSGIERTKHPTQKSLALIEKIISIHTNPNDIVLDPFMGSGTTGLACKNLGRKFIGIELEKEYFTIAQKRLS, encoded by the coding sequence ATGATACAAATTTATAATGCCAACGCCTTTGAGATTATCAAAGATTTCCAAAAACAACATTTAAAAGTGGATGCCATTATCACTGACCCTCCTTATAATATTTCGGTTAAAAATAATTTTTCTACCCTAAAAAGCGCTAAAAGAAAAGGCATAGATTTTGGGGAATGGGATAAGAATTTTAAGCTTTTAGAGTGGATTAAGCACTACGCCCCTCTAGTTTCTAAAAACGGCTCTATGATTATTTTTTGCTCGTATAGATTTATAAGCTATATTGCTACTTTTTTAGAAGAAAATGGCTTTTTGGTGAAAGATTTTATCCAATGGGTTAAGACTAATCCTATGCCTAGGAATATCAATCGGCGTTATGTCCAAGATAGCGAATTTGCCCTATGGGCGGTTAGAAAGGGGGCTAAGTGGATTTTTAATAAACCTAAAAATGAAAAATACTTACGCTCCTTGATTTTAAAAAGCCCTATAGTAAGTGGGATTGAAAGAACTAAACACCCTACACAAAAAAGCCTAGCTTTAATAGAAAAAATTATTTCTATACACACCAACCCTAATGATATTGTTTTAGACCCCTTTATGGGAAGTGGCACAACAGGTCTAGCATGTAAAAATTTAGGGCGAAAGTTTATTGGTATAGAACTAGAAAAAGAATATTTTACTATCGCACAAAAGCGCTTGAGCTAG